The following are encoded in a window of Saccharothrix longispora genomic DNA:
- a CDS encoding acyltransferase translates to MSVFVHPKGLCESDDVGDGTRVWAFAHVLPGARVGRDCNICDGAFVESRAVLGDRVTVKNGTLVFDGVTCEDEVFLGPNVLFTNDLRPRAAIKRGGDELLTTLVRRGATLGAGTVVVCGVEVGEHAFAAAGSVVTKDVPAHAFVAGNPARHKGWVCACGQRLDASLACPDCGTRHVEGAKGLVTAP, encoded by the coding sequence GTGAGCGTCTTCGTCCACCCGAAGGGGTTGTGCGAGAGCGACGACGTGGGCGACGGCACGCGCGTGTGGGCGTTCGCGCACGTGCTGCCGGGCGCCCGCGTCGGCCGCGACTGCAACATCTGCGACGGCGCTTTCGTGGAGAGCCGGGCGGTGCTGGGCGACCGGGTGACGGTGAAGAACGGGACGCTGGTGTTCGACGGCGTGACGTGCGAGGACGAGGTGTTCCTCGGACCCAACGTCCTGTTCACCAACGACCTGCGCCCCCGTGCGGCGATCAAGCGGGGCGGTGACGAGCTGCTGACCACGCTGGTGCGCCGCGGCGCGACGCTCGGCGCCGGCACCGTCGTGGTGTGCGGTGTGGAGGTCGGCGAGCACGCCTTCGCCGCCGCCGGGTCCGTGGTGACGAAGGACGTGCCGGCGCACGCGTTCGTCGCGGGCAACCCGGCCCGCCACAAGGGCTGGGTGTGCGCCTGCGGTCAACGCCTGGACGCCTCGCTCGCGTGCCCGGATTGCGGCACCCGGCACGTCGAGGGCGCCAAGGGGCTCGTCACCGCCCCCTGA
- a CDS encoding O-antigen ligase family protein, which produces MTALTRVRQRADGATLVCLYLLALLVVPARLVLSFVPMTLPPALVVALLLGVLWLSAQMVDTLGIGKGRNALRTAVAVYLAMHLATYAVATRRWLPTDELTVADSSMVRIVATISVAIFACDAVRTRERLDRVLKLVLACSGMIAFVGLVQFGAGVDLASYVSLPGLRVQENAYSAMESRSIFRRPTGTTNHPIEFGLVCAMAVPLGAHYVFHARDHGEPQLRWWLCLALVGLGALTALSRTAILGMAVSGIVLVATLPRRRKLTVSVLGLGFFLGASLVVPGLFGTIRGMFANIEDDPSVKARTADYEAAADQIDLNPLLGRGFGTFLPTKYTILDNQFLLTLIENGYLGLFSLIGMFLAACYATLRTRFLTRDEGLRGLASCLLAAVLVGGIASATFDLLSFGVATGMVFTMIGLSGAALRIAQAERAGDDPVDGAGGRPFLA; this is translated from the coding sequence ATGACCGCCCTCACCCGCGTGCGCCAACGCGCGGACGGCGCCACGCTCGTCTGCCTCTACCTGCTCGCCCTGCTGGTGGTGCCGGCCCGGCTGGTCCTGTCGTTCGTGCCGATGACGCTGCCGCCCGCCCTGGTGGTGGCGCTGCTGCTGGGCGTGCTGTGGTTGTCCGCGCAGATGGTCGACACGCTCGGCATCGGCAAGGGCCGCAACGCCCTGCGCACCGCCGTCGCGGTCTACCTGGCCATGCACCTCGCCACGTACGCCGTCGCCACGCGCCGCTGGCTGCCCACCGACGAGCTGACCGTCGCCGACAGCAGCATGGTGCGGATCGTGGCGACCATCAGCGTGGCCATCTTCGCCTGCGACGCCGTCCGCACCCGTGAACGCCTGGACCGGGTGCTCAAGCTGGTGCTGGCCTGCTCGGGCATGATCGCGTTCGTCGGCCTGGTGCAGTTCGGCGCGGGCGTGGACCTCGCGTCGTACGTGAGCCTGCCCGGCCTGCGGGTGCAGGAGAACGCGTACTCGGCGATGGAGAGCCGGTCGATCTTCCGCCGGCCCACCGGCACCACGAACCACCCCATCGAGTTCGGCCTGGTGTGCGCGATGGCGGTGCCCCTGGGCGCGCACTACGTGTTCCACGCGCGCGACCACGGCGAGCCGCAGCTGCGCTGGTGGCTGTGCCTGGCGCTGGTCGGCCTGGGCGCGCTGACCGCCCTGTCGCGCACCGCGATCCTGGGCATGGCGGTGTCGGGCATCGTGCTGGTGGCCACGCTGCCGCGCAGGCGCAAGCTCACCGTGTCGGTGCTCGGCCTCGGTTTCTTCCTGGGCGCGAGCCTCGTCGTGCCGGGCCTGTTCGGCACGATCCGCGGCATGTTCGCCAACATCGAGGACGACCCGAGCGTGAAGGCCCGCACCGCGGACTACGAGGCGGCGGCGGACCAGATCGACCTGAACCCGTTGCTGGGTCGCGGGTTCGGCACGTTCCTGCCGACGAAGTACACGATCCTGGACAACCAGTTCCTGCTGACGCTGATCGAGAACGGCTACCTGGGGCTGTTCTCGCTGATCGGCATGTTCCTGGCGGCCTGCTACGCGACGCTCCGGACCCGTTTCCTGACCCGGGACGAAGGCCTGCGCGGCCTGGCGAGCTGCCTGCTGGCCGCGGTGCTGGTGGGCGGGATCGCGTCGGCGACGTTCGACCTGCTGAGCTTCGGCGTGGCGACCGGCATGGTGTTCACCATGATCGGCCTGTCCGGCGCGGCCCTGCGCATCGCCCAGGCGGAGCGGGCCGGGGACGACCCCGTCGACGGCGCGGGCGGCAGGCCGTTCCTCGCGTGA
- a CDS encoding TolB family protein, with translation MSAIVLVAAAGGVYLTAVAREDRPVAAATAARSGDLLYVELADGRSRVEQLSLADPSARSATDQACQRFYRAAGTTVCLKLAGPGPTYAAEISRAGEVVRTVPLPGIPSRAKVSGSGQVVSWTSFVTGDSYSVPGGFSTRTGFFDLRSGELVESLEGFAADVEGRPRTAQDVNYWGLTVGADDRTFYATLASGGLTWLVKGDLVDRGVRSLRRDAECPSLSPDGTKVAYKKRIGRLGPWDLAVLDLATGTELRLPGTAGVDDQATWLDADRLAFAAVPKDAKQAAVHLVPADGSAPATVLVPDATSPSPA, from the coding sequence GTGAGCGCCATCGTACTGGTCGCCGCAGCCGGTGGGGTCTACCTGACGGCGGTCGCCCGCGAGGACCGCCCGGTGGCCGCGGCGACGGCGGCGCGGAGCGGTGACCTCCTGTACGTGGAGCTGGCCGACGGGCGGTCGCGGGTCGAGCAGCTGAGCCTGGCCGACCCGTCCGCGCGCTCCGCGACCGACCAGGCCTGCCAGCGGTTCTACCGCGCCGCCGGCACGACGGTGTGCCTGAAGCTCGCGGGTCCCGGCCCCACCTACGCGGCCGAGATCAGCCGCGCGGGGGAGGTGGTGCGGACCGTGCCGCTGCCCGGCATTCCGAGCCGCGCCAAGGTGTCCGGGTCCGGTCAGGTCGTGTCCTGGACGTCGTTCGTGACCGGGGACTCGTACTCGGTGCCGGGCGGCTTCTCCACCCGCACCGGGTTCTTCGACCTGCGCAGCGGTGAGCTCGTGGAGTCCCTGGAGGGCTTCGCGGCCGACGTCGAGGGGCGGCCCCGCACGGCGCAGGACGTCAACTACTGGGGCCTGACGGTCGGCGCCGACGACCGCACCTTCTACGCCACCCTCGCGTCCGGCGGCCTGACCTGGCTGGTGAAGGGCGACCTGGTGGACCGCGGCGTGCGGTCGCTGCGCCGCGACGCGGAGTGCCCGTCGCTGTCCCCGGACGGCACCAAGGTCGCCTACAAGAAGCGCATCGGCCGCCTGGGGCCCTGGGACCTGGCCGTCCTCGACCTGGCCACCGGCACCGAGCTCCGCCTCCCGGGCACGGCCGGCGTCGACGACCAGGCCACCTGGCTGGACGCGGACCGCCTGGCCTTCGCCGCGGTCCCGAAGGACGCGAAGCAGGCCGCCGTCCACCTGGTGCCCGCCGACGGCTCGGCCCCGGCCACCGTCCTCGTCCCCGACGCGACCTCCCCCTCCCCAGCCTAA
- a CDS encoding DUF4082 domain-containing protein has translation MTADATRARPALAVHLLRLLVVTALVVSTVVVVSVLRAPEAAAAPCDAPVVNKVACENTRTGTPNWQVGYRDDSILGFTTDISVNPGGRVDFKMLTSASSYHIDIYRLGWYQGVGAHFKERITRNTPQNQDPCLRGTDGSALIDCGNWQTSLSWNVPVNAVSGLYYARAHRGDTGAENEIVFVVRDDSSTSEVLFQTSDSTWVAYNRYGGNSLYFGDGPGQGGQAYKVSYNRPYTGGDGDDNFIFNAEYPMLRFMEANGYDVSYTTDVDSARRGHLIKNHEVFMAVGHDEYWSNEQRANVEAARDAGVHMAFLTGNEIFWKHRWEKSIDSSQTDWRTMACYKETKGTQNDNLADWTGTWRDPRYSPPQDGGRPENALLGNIFTVNGRREDSLQVPAAYGRMRLWRHTSLQSMSAGSTYTFQPGTLGYEWNSVEDNGFQPPGVAQLSRTTVTMDDGPYVLQNHGDLYTPDTKTHAITYYRHPSGALVFGAGTVQWAWGVDDEHAFLTNTPTSDIRMKQATVNFLADMGVRATTLQSGLVQATASGDTAAPTASFTSVPPVSSVGAAYTFSGTVADNGGGQVGGVEVSTDGGTRWHPAVWQAGQTSWSYTYVPSQSGPASLRVRAVDDSANLSNPVVATPGVNARTCPCGLFTNGDVPDTVDSGDPSPLELGVKWRANSDGYVRGVKFYKGPGNTGTHTGTLWSATGQVMATGTFVDETAGGWQTLVFAQPVAVTGGTTYVVSYFAPKGHYSYDLEYFLREQRYLEPLTGLRNGVDGVNGLFRFGSTGFPTQSHWGSNYWVDVVWAPDPGPDLRAPLLVSNAPLNGEGTVSLTPAVSGTYDEVVAPGSAQFTVTGPSGAVSGSTALSGEGKTVTFTPAQALNPNTAYTAALRVQDAAGNQTVQTTWTFTTGATRPTTCPCTVWDDFARPATYTADDTTPIEVGTKVRFNGKGEVLGIRFFKGAGNTGTHTGTLWSSTGLIMATGTFQDETAAGWQKLTFASPVQVQANTTYVVSYYAPNGRYSVTPGGFAGAGASHAGLRALADGGDGPNGVYRYGAGGGFPESTYNATNYWVDVVYRNGLNGDTTPPVMTDRSPAADATGVAATAPLTASFNEALDPASAQIFLTDPRGAKLTGSLSLSGDQKTVTWTPSAKLVPNTRYTASVLIADANGNPLPEPVTWSFTTSPTVICPCSLFSGASTPTIPAAADSGTYELGVRFTPTAGGQITGVKFYKGAGNTGTHTGTLWSPTGQVLATGTFQNETAGGWQVLAFAAPVYVSAGVTYTASYTTTTGRYSVDAGYFSGYSVASGPLSAPASGDGGNGVFRAGTGHPTNSYAGGNYWVDVVYLPNADNTPPVVNGRTPLDGATAVSRTAPLTATFDEPVDLGSAQFTLVDSGGAKLAGALTLSANQQQVTWTPAAPLGGGTTYTASLRVADVYGNAMTVPATWSFTTTTAGDCPCSLFSAATVPTVQSADEGDAYELGVRFVPSANGQVTGIRFHKGAGNTGTHTGTLWSATGQVMATGTFVDETATGWQTLVFAQPVLVNAGTSYVASYTAPNGHYSVDTGYFMGHSVTAPPLSAPATAEGVPNGLFKAGSGFPEQSYAGANYWVDVVFTTG, from the coding sequence ATGACCGCCGATGCGACGCGGGCGAGACCCGCGCTTGCGGTGCACCTGCTGCGACTACTGGTGGTGACCGCCCTCGTGGTGTCGACGGTGGTCGTCGTCTCGGTGCTGCGCGCGCCCGAGGCCGCCGCCGCGCCGTGCGACGCGCCGGTCGTGAACAAGGTGGCCTGCGAGAACACCAGGACGGGCACCCCGAACTGGCAGGTGGGCTACCGCGACGACAGCATCCTCGGGTTCACCACGGACATCAGCGTCAACCCCGGCGGCCGGGTCGACTTCAAGATGCTGACGAGCGCGTCGTCCTACCACATCGACATCTACCGGCTCGGCTGGTACCAGGGCGTCGGCGCGCACTTCAAGGAGCGCATCACCAGGAACACCCCGCAGAACCAGGACCCGTGCCTGCGCGGCACGGACGGCAGCGCGCTGATCGACTGCGGCAACTGGCAGACGTCGCTGAGCTGGAACGTGCCGGTCAACGCCGTCTCCGGCCTGTACTACGCGCGGGCGCACCGCGGGGACACCGGCGCGGAGAACGAGATCGTGTTCGTCGTCCGCGACGACTCCAGCACCTCCGAGGTCCTCTTCCAGACCTCGGACTCCACGTGGGTGGCCTACAACCGCTACGGCGGCAACAGCCTGTACTTCGGCGACGGCCCCGGCCAGGGCGGCCAGGCGTACAAGGTGAGCTACAACCGCCCGTACACCGGCGGCGACGGCGACGACAACTTCATCTTCAACGCCGAGTACCCGATGCTGCGCTTCATGGAGGCCAACGGGTACGACGTCAGCTACACCACCGACGTCGACTCGGCGCGCCGCGGACACCTCATCAAGAACCACGAGGTGTTCATGGCCGTCGGCCACGACGAGTACTGGTCCAACGAGCAGCGCGCCAACGTCGAGGCGGCCCGCGACGCCGGCGTGCACATGGCGTTCCTCACCGGCAACGAGATCTTCTGGAAGCACCGGTGGGAGAAGTCCATCGACTCCTCGCAGACCGACTGGCGCACCATGGCCTGCTACAAGGAGACCAAGGGCACCCAGAACGACAACCTGGCCGACTGGACCGGCACCTGGCGCGACCCGCGCTACAGCCCGCCGCAGGACGGCGGACGGCCCGAGAACGCCCTGCTGGGCAACATCTTCACGGTCAACGGCCGCCGCGAGGACTCCCTCCAGGTGCCCGCCGCGTACGGCAGGATGCGGCTGTGGCGGCACACGTCGCTGCAGAGCATGAGCGCGGGCTCCACCTACACCTTCCAGCCGGGCACCCTCGGCTACGAGTGGAACTCGGTGGAGGACAACGGCTTCCAGCCGCCCGGCGTCGCGCAGCTCTCGCGCACCACGGTCACCATGGACGACGGCCCGTACGTGCTCCAGAACCACGGCGACCTCTACACCCCGGACACCAAGACCCACGCCATCACCTACTACAGGCACCCCAGCGGCGCGCTCGTGTTCGGCGCGGGCACGGTGCAGTGGGCGTGGGGCGTGGACGACGAGCACGCGTTCCTCACCAACACGCCGACCTCCGACATCCGGATGAAGCAGGCCACGGTCAACTTCCTGGCCGACATGGGCGTGCGGGCGACCACCCTCCAGTCGGGTCTGGTCCAGGCGACCGCCAGCGGTGACACCGCCGCGCCCACCGCGTCGTTCACCTCCGTCCCGCCAGTGTCGTCGGTCGGCGCGGCGTACACGTTCTCCGGCACGGTCGCCGACAACGGCGGCGGCCAGGTCGGCGGCGTCGAGGTGTCCACCGACGGCGGCACCCGCTGGCACCCGGCGGTGTGGCAGGCCGGGCAGACCTCGTGGAGCTACACCTACGTGCCGAGCCAGTCCGGCCCGGCGAGCCTGCGGGTCCGCGCGGTGGACGACTCGGCGAACCTGTCGAACCCCGTCGTGGCCACGCCGGGCGTCAACGCGCGCACCTGCCCGTGCGGGTTGTTCACGAACGGCGACGTGCCGGACACCGTCGACAGCGGCGACCCGTCGCCGCTGGAACTGGGCGTGAAGTGGCGCGCGAACAGCGACGGCTACGTGCGCGGCGTGAAGTTCTACAAGGGACCCGGCAACACCGGCACCCACACCGGCACGCTGTGGTCGGCCACCGGCCAGGTGATGGCGACCGGGACGTTCGTCGACGAGACGGCGGGCGGCTGGCAGACGCTGGTGTTCGCGCAACCCGTCGCGGTGACCGGCGGCACCACCTACGTCGTGTCCTACTTCGCGCCCAAGGGGCACTACTCCTACGACCTGGAGTACTTCCTCCGCGAGCAGCGCTACCTGGAGCCGCTGACCGGCCTCCGGAACGGCGTCGACGGCGTCAACGGCCTGTTCCGGTTCGGCTCGACGGGCTTCCCGACGCAGTCGCACTGGGGCAGCAACTACTGGGTCGACGTGGTGTGGGCGCCGGACCCCGGCCCCGACCTGCGCGCACCGCTGCTGGTGTCGAACGCCCCGCTGAACGGCGAGGGCACGGTGTCGCTCACCCCGGCCGTCTCCGGCACCTACGACGAGGTCGTCGCACCCGGTTCCGCGCAGTTCACGGTCACCGGCCCGAGCGGCGCGGTGTCCGGTTCGACCGCGCTGTCCGGCGAGGGCAAGACGGTCACGTTCACGCCCGCCCAGGCGCTGAACCCGAACACCGCCTACACCGCCGCGCTGCGCGTCCAGGACGCGGCGGGCAACCAGACCGTGCAGACGACCTGGACGTTCACCACCGGCGCGACGCGGCCGACCACGTGCCCGTGCACGGTGTGGGACGACTTCGCCCGGCCCGCCACCTACACGGCCGACGACACCACGCCCATCGAGGTGGGCACCAAGGTCCGCTTCAACGGCAAGGGCGAGGTGCTGGGCATCCGCTTCTTCAAGGGCGCGGGCAACACCGGCACGCACACCGGCACCCTGTGGTCGTCCACCGGCCTGATCATGGCCACCGGCACGTTCCAGGACGAGACGGCCGCCGGCTGGCAGAAGCTGACCTTCGCCTCGCCGGTCCAGGTGCAGGCGAACACCACCTACGTCGTGTCGTACTACGCGCCCAACGGTCGCTACTCGGTCACGCCCGGCGGGTTCGCCGGCGCGGGCGCGAGCCACGCGGGCCTGCGCGCGCTCGCCGACGGCGGGGACGGCCCCAACGGCGTCTACCGCTACGGCGCGGGCGGCGGGTTCCCGGAGTCGACCTACAACGCGACGAACTACTGGGTCGACGTCGTCTACCGCAACGGCCTCAACGGCGACACCACCCCGCCGGTGATGACCGACCGCTCCCCGGCCGCCGACGCCACCGGCGTGGCCGCGACGGCACCGCTCACCGCGTCCTTCAACGAGGCCCTCGACCCGGCGTCCGCCCAGATCTTCCTGACCGACCCGCGCGGCGCGAAGCTCACCGGCTCGCTGTCGCTGTCGGGCGACCAGAAGACGGTCACCTGGACGCCGTCGGCGAAGCTCGTCCCGAACACCCGCTACACGGCGAGCGTGCTGATCGCCGACGCCAACGGCAACCCGCTGCCGGAGCCGGTGACGTGGTCGTTCACCACGTCACCGACCGTGATCTGCCCGTGCTCGCTGTTCAGCGGGGCGAGCACGCCGACCATCCCGGCGGCGGCCGACAGCGGCACCTACGAGCTGGGCGTCCGGTTCACGCCGACCGCGGGCGGCCAGATCACCGGCGTGAAGTTCTACAAGGGCGCGGGCAACACCGGCACCCACACCGGCACGCTGTGGTCGCCCACCGGCCAGGTGCTGGCGACCGGCACGTTCCAGAACGAGACGGCGGGCGGCTGGCAGGTGCTGGCCTTCGCCGCACCGGTCTACGTGTCGGCCGGCGTCACCTACACCGCGTCGTACACCACGACCACCGGCAGGTACTCGGTCGATGCCGGGTACTTCAGCGGGTACTCGGTGGCCTCCGGGCCGCTGAGCGCCCCGGCCTCGGGCGACGGCGGCAACGGCGTCTTCCGCGCGGGCACCGGCCACCCGACGAACTCCTACGCGGGCGGCAACTACTGGGTGGACGTGGTCTACCTGCCCAACGCCGACAACACGCCGCCGGTCGTCAACGGGCGCACGCCGCTCGACGGCGCCACCGCCGTGTCCCGCACCGCGCCGCTGACCGCCACGTTCGACGAACCGGTCGACCTCGGCTCGGCGCAGTTCACCCTGGTCGACTCCGGCGGCGCGAAGCTCGCGGGCGCGCTGACCCTGTCGGCGAACCAGCAGCAGGTCACGTGGACCCCGGCCGCTCCCCTGGGCGGCGGCACGACGTACACGGCGAGCCTGCGCGTCGCGGACGTCTACGGCAACGCCATGACCGTGCCGGCCACCTGGTCGTTCACCACGACGACCGCGGGCGACTGCCCGTGCTCGCTGTTCAGCGCGGCCACCGTGCCGACGGTCCAGTCGGCCGACGAGGGCGACGCCTACGAGCTGGGCGTGCGGTTCGTGCCCTCGGCCAACGGCCAGGTCACCGGCATCCGGTTCCACAAGGGCGCGGGCAACACCGGCACCCACACCGGCACGCTGTGGTCGGCCACCGGCCAGGTCATGGCGACCGGGACGTTCGTCGACGAGACCGCCACCGGCTGGCAGACGCTGGTGTTCGCCCAACCGGTCCTGGTCAACGCGGGCACGAGCTACGTGGCGTCCTACACCGCGCCGAACGGCCACTACTCGGTCGACACCGGGTACTTCATGGGCCACTCGGTGACGGCGCCGCCGCTGAGCGCGCCCGCGACCGCGGAAGGCGTCCCGAACGGGCTCTTCAAGGCCGGCTCGGGCTTCCCGGAGCAGTCCTACGCGGGTGCCAACTACTGGGTCGACGTCGTGTTCACCACCGGATGA
- a CDS encoding DegT/DnrJ/EryC1/StrS family aminotransferase — protein sequence MIPVMKPWLGQEEADAAAAAVLSGWVAQGPKVAAFEDAFARRVAVLHAVAVSSCTTGLHVALHLLDIGPGDEVVVPSLSFIATANAVRYCGGTPVFADVEEETGNLSAATVGRVLTGRTKAVILVHQAGVPADVEALRALCDPRGITVVEDAACAAGSTYRGVPVGADAALAAWSFHPRKLITTGEGGMLTTNREDWAVRGRRLREHGMSVSAAERHSGGKAVVESYLETAFNYRMTDIQAAVGLVQLTKLDAIVRRRRELAARYHELLAEVFGERSGLRAVRDPEHGTTNYQSFWVMLPEGTTPEQRNEVLARLAARGVSARRGIMAAHLEPAYAGHPHVDLPVTEVFTGRSLILPLYHDLTAAQQDTVVEELHAALSRSPVSR from the coding sequence GTGATCCCCGTCATGAAGCCCTGGCTCGGCCAGGAGGAGGCGGACGCCGCGGCGGCGGCCGTGCTCTCCGGCTGGGTCGCGCAGGGCCCGAAGGTGGCCGCGTTCGAGGACGCGTTCGCCCGCCGGGTAGCCGTGCTGCACGCCGTCGCGGTGTCCTCGTGCACCACAGGGCTGCACGTGGCGCTGCACCTGCTCGACATCGGTCCCGGCGACGAGGTCGTCGTGCCGTCGCTGTCGTTCATCGCCACCGCGAACGCGGTCCGCTACTGCGGCGGCACGCCGGTGTTCGCCGACGTGGAGGAGGAGACCGGCAACCTGTCGGCGGCCACCGTCGGGCGGGTGCTCACCGGGCGCACCAAGGCCGTGATCCTGGTGCACCAGGCGGGAGTGCCCGCGGACGTGGAGGCGCTGCGCGCCCTGTGCGACCCGCGTGGCATCACCGTGGTCGAGGACGCGGCCTGCGCGGCCGGGTCCACCTACCGCGGCGTGCCGGTCGGCGCGGACGCGGCGTTGGCCGCCTGGTCCTTCCACCCGCGCAAGCTGATCACCACCGGCGAGGGCGGCATGCTCACCACGAACCGCGAGGACTGGGCGGTGCGGGGCAGGCGGCTGCGCGAGCACGGCATGAGCGTGAGCGCGGCGGAACGGCACTCCGGGGGCAAGGCGGTCGTCGAGAGCTACCTGGAGACCGCGTTCAACTACCGCATGACGGACATCCAGGCCGCCGTCGGCCTGGTGCAGCTGACCAAGCTGGACGCGATCGTGCGGCGGCGGCGCGAGCTGGCGGCGCGCTACCACGAGCTGCTCGCCGAGGTGTTCGGCGAGCGGTCGGGCCTGCGCGCGGTGCGCGACCCGGAGCACGGGACCACCAACTACCAGTCGTTCTGGGTCATGCTGCCCGAGGGGACGACACCGGAGCAGCGCAACGAGGTCCTGGCGAGGCTCGCCGCACGAGGGGTGTCGGCACGCCGCGGGATCATGGCCGCCCACCTGGAACCCGCGTACGCGGGGCACCCGCACGTCGACCTGCCGGTGACGGAGGTGTTCACCGGCCGGTCGCTGATCCTCCCGCTCTACCACGACCTGACGGCCGCCCAGCAGGACACCGTGGTCGAGGAGCTCCACGCGGCGCTGTCCCGGTCGCCGGTGTCGCGCTAG
- a CDS encoding DegT/DnrJ/EryC1/StrS family aminotransferase, with product MIDIPLVDLRAQHEQVADEVAEGWAEVLETTAFVDGRQVAEFEAEFAAYQGVEHCVGVGNGTDALEFALRALGVGPGDECVVPANTFIATAEAVARTGATPVPVDCVADTGLIDTSLVAAALSPRTRALLPVHLYGQAAAVEELKRFGVPIVEDAAQAQGARRHDVPVGGLGDLAATSFYPGKNLGAYGDGGAVLTSSEELATAVRLLGRHGSPRKYEHPVLGFNSRLDTLQAVVLSAKLRRLEGWNDARRAAADRYAALLSGVDGVTPPVVLGGNLPVWHLYVVRVAERDRVLKALHAAGIGAGIHYPTPVHLTGAFAGLGHAPGDFPVAEATAGEILSLPLFPEITAAQQERVVEALAEAVE from the coding sequence GTGATCGACATCCCGCTGGTGGACCTGCGTGCCCAGCACGAGCAGGTCGCCGACGAGGTCGCCGAGGGCTGGGCGGAGGTCCTCGAGACCACCGCGTTCGTCGACGGTCGCCAGGTCGCGGAGTTCGAGGCGGAATTCGCCGCCTACCAGGGCGTCGAGCACTGCGTCGGCGTCGGCAACGGCACCGACGCCCTGGAGTTCGCGCTGCGCGCCCTGGGCGTGGGACCGGGGGACGAGTGCGTGGTGCCCGCCAACACGTTCATCGCCACCGCCGAGGCGGTGGCCCGGACCGGCGCGACGCCGGTGCCGGTGGACTGCGTGGCCGACACCGGCCTCATCGACACCTCGCTGGTGGCCGCCGCCCTGTCGCCGCGCACCAGGGCACTGCTGCCGGTGCACCTCTACGGGCAGGCCGCCGCGGTCGAGGAGCTGAAGCGGTTCGGCGTGCCGATCGTCGAGGACGCGGCGCAGGCGCAGGGCGCGCGGCGGCACGACGTGCCCGTGGGCGGTCTGGGCGACCTGGCGGCGACCAGCTTCTACCCGGGCAAGAACCTCGGCGCGTACGGCGACGGCGGCGCGGTGCTCACCTCCTCGGAGGAGCTCGCGACCGCCGTGCGGCTGCTCGGCCGGCACGGGTCGCCGCGCAAGTACGAGCACCCCGTGCTCGGCTTCAACAGCCGCCTGGACACGCTCCAGGCCGTGGTGCTCTCCGCGAAGCTGCGCCGCCTGGAGGGCTGGAACGACGCCCGCCGCGCCGCCGCCGACCGGTACGCCGCGCTGCTGTCCGGTGTGGACGGCGTCACGCCGCCGGTCGTGCTGGGGGGCAACCTGCCCGTGTGGCACCTGTACGTGGTGCGCGTCGCCGAGCGGGACCGGGTCCTCAAGGCCCTGCACGCGGCCGGCATCGGCGCGGGCATCCACTACCCGACCCCGGTCCACCTGACCGGCGCGTTCGCCGGCCTGGGCCACGCTCCCGGCGACTTCCCGGTGGCCGAGGCCACGGCGGGGGAGATCCTGTCGCTGCCGCTGTTCCCGGAGATCACGGCCGCCCAACAGGAGCGGGTCGTCGAGGCGCTGGCGGAGGCCGTGGAGTGA
- a CDS encoding NeuD/PglB/VioB family sugar acetyltransferase, which yields MSAAPRPLLLVGGGGLAREVLAAVRLLPERWRPLGALDDDPARRGADLDGLPVLGGTDLVHERTDAAVLVCVANAHRPRGRLGVVARLGLPEDRYASVVHPAASVAAGAVVGPGTVLLAGAVVTTPLRLGAHVVAMPHVLITHDDEVGDGVTFAGRASLGGSVRVGECAYLGQGSAVREGVSIGAGAVVGMGSVVLTDVPAGEVWAGNPARRLREGNGS from the coding sequence ATGAGCGCGGCACCCCGGCCACTGCTGCTGGTGGGCGGGGGCGGACTGGCCCGCGAGGTGCTCGCGGCCGTCCGCCTCCTCCCGGAGCGGTGGCGCCCCCTCGGCGCGCTGGACGACGACCCGGCGCGCCGCGGCGCGGACCTGGACGGCCTGCCGGTGCTCGGCGGGACGGACCTGGTGCACGAGAGGACCGACGCGGCGGTGCTGGTGTGCGTGGCCAACGCGCACCGGCCCCGCGGCCGGCTGGGCGTGGTGGCCCGGCTCGGCCTGCCGGAGGACCGGTACGCGTCCGTGGTGCACCCGGCGGCCTCCGTGGCCGCCGGCGCGGTGGTGGGACCGGGGACGGTCCTGCTGGCCGGAGCGGTGGTGACGACGCCGCTGCGCTTGGGGGCGCACGTCGTCGCCATGCCGCACGTGCTGATCACGCACGACGACGAGGTGGGCGACGGCGTCACGTTCGCCGGCCGCGCGTCGCTGGGCGGGTCGGTGCGGGTGGGGGAGTGCGCCTACCTCGGACAGGGCTCGGCGGTCCGGGAAGGCGTGTCGATCGGTGCGGGCGCGGTGGTGGGCATGGGCTCGGTGGTGCTCACGGACGTGCCCGCGGGTGAGGTCTGGGCGGGGAACCCCGCCCGGCGGCTGCGAGAGGGGAACGGTTCGTGA